From Labrus bergylta chromosome 22, fLabBer1.1, whole genome shotgun sequence, one genomic window encodes:
- the LOC109980722 gene encoding alpha-2 adrenergic receptor, with translation MDPLNATGMDAFTAIHLNASWSADSGYSLAAIASIAALVSFLILFTVVGNILVVIAVLTSRALKAPQNLFLVSLATADILVATLVMPFSLANELMGYWYFGKVWCGIYLALDVLFCTSSIVHLCAISLDRYWSVTQAVEYNLKRTPKRVKCIIVIVWLISAFISSPPLLSIDSNNYISSQPQCMLNDDTWYILSSSMASFFAPCLIMILVYIRIYQVAKTRTRSMSGKEPRPDGVTQTENGLNKANSPCHGDRENGHCQCPPTPSQRTVTIGQQTDDADMDESSSSEGKGHKPQRQDSQRANRPGLKKSSISKQSARISRVSNKSVDLFASRRKRRRSSIAQKKVSQAREKRFTFVLAVVMGVFVVCWFPFFFSYSLHAVCRDYCKIPDTLFKFFFWIGYCNSSLNPAIYTIFNRDFRRAFQKILCKSWKKSF, from the coding sequence ATGGATCCGTTAAACGCCACCGGAATGGACGCGTTCACGGCCATCCATCTGAATGCCTCCTGGAGCGCGGACAGTGGATATTCCTTGGCTGCAATCGCCAGCATCGCCGCGCTTGTAAGTTTCCTCATCCTCTTTACCGTTGTTGGAAATATTCTCGTGGTGATCGCGGTGCTGACGAGCAGGGCGCTGAAAGCCCCGCAGAACCTCTTTCTGGTGTCTTTGGCCACCGCGGACATCCTGGTGGCAACTTTGGTGATGCCGTTTTCTCTCGCGAATGAGCTCATGGGCTACTGGTATTTTGGGAAAGTTTGGTGCGGTATTTATTTGGCTCTGGATGTTTTATTCTGCACTTCTTCTATCGTTCATCTGTGCGCAATAAGCCTGGACCGGTACTGGTCCGTTACGCAGGCTGTAGAGTACAACCTGAAGCGGACTCCTAAGCGCGTCAAGTGCATCATCGTTATTGTGTGGCTCATATCTGCTTTCATCTCATCCCCACCTCTCTTATCTATAGACAGCAACAACTACATCAGTTCTCAGCCTCAGTGCATGCTCAATGATGACACTTGGTACATCCTCTCCTCCAGCATGGCCTCCTTCTTCGCCCCCTGCTTAATTATGATTCTGGTGTACATCAGGATCTACCAAGTGGCCAAAACCAGAACAAGGAGCATGTCAGGGAAAGAGCCCAGACCAGATGGTGTCACACAAACTGAGAATGGACTGAACAAAGCCAACTCCCCTTGCCATGGCGACAGGGAAAATGGTCACTGTCAATGCCCACCTACGCCCAGCCAACGCACAGTCACCATCGGGCAACAGACAGACGATGCAGACATGGACGAGAGCTCCTCCTCAGAGGGCAAAGGTCACAAACCTCAGCGACAGGACTCCCAAAGGGCCAATAGACCAGGCCTAAAGAAAAGCTCCATCTCCAAACAATCCGCACGTATCTCCAGAGTCAGCAACAAATCCGTAGACCTCTTTGCCTCCAGGAGGAAACGTAGACGGAGCTCCATAGCGCAGAAAAAGGTTTCCCAAGCCCGGGAGAAGAGGTTTACATTTGTTCTGGCTGTGGTCATGGGGGTGTTTGTTGTTTGCTGGTTCCCCTttttcttcagctacagcctGCACGCTGTGTGCAGGGACTACTGTAAGATCCCCGACACGCTCTTCAAATTCTTCTTCTGGATTGGCTACTGTAACAGCTCCCTGAACCCTGCCATCTACACCATCTTCAACCGGGACTTCAGACGCGCTTTCCAGAAGATTCTCTGCAAGTCATGGAAAAAGTCCTTCTAG